The following are encoded together in the Cyanobacterium aponinum PCC 10605 genome:
- a CDS encoding sensor histidine kinase encodes MIISECLSIKLVDLILEAEWNSDFDDCSHSTIKAHHEWEGAIASLEKLLSTTVNTDKHFSSKQGIVISSPTPVINNLSIISHLTTVVFSPSPHQKTALMPSDNQQVFDNNQLSLININLDNNDILNQEQFCLVFTEQFSLLMVKEINYDRQDSFHFSFDPIVTEKAWLLLLNRLTKSSSYDSFKYLKESVNYLLGTSPNYKIVEIFNKNLLKHIKKQGTSDIKSSERETNHQRKQSISLKKTPIPPYPELELLQALTHEIRTPLTTIKTITKLLQKKAKLNPDLGKYLETIEQECTEQINRMELIFKAVELESKSSALNDSIHLVPTSLENILNQTIPTWQKQAQRRNIILDVIIPKKLPQIISDPAILSQILSGLMEKFTRSLPSGCHFQLVILPVGNQLKLQFLSESSFNYSHSKCLGKLLLFQPETGSLSLSNDVTRNIFHALGGKFTIKQKPNKGEILTIFLPLGNSKSYAYKVSTTHLE; translated from the coding sequence ATGATTATATCTGAATGTCTGTCTATCAAATTAGTTGATTTAATCCTCGAAGCAGAATGGAACTCTGACTTTGACGATTGCTCCCATAGTACCATTAAAGCACATCATGAATGGGAAGGTGCGATCGCATCCTTAGAAAAACTCCTATCTACAACTGTAAATACAGATAAACATTTTTCCTCAAAACAGGGAATAGTAATCTCATCCCCCACACCAGTTATTAATAACTTAAGTATAATTTCTCATTTAACAACCGTCGTTTTTTCCCCTTCACCTCACCAAAAAACCGCATTAATGCCCAGTGATAATCAACAAGTTTTCGACAACAATCAACTGTCTTTAATTAATATTAATTTAGACAATAATGATATTTTAAATCAAGAGCAATTTTGCCTTGTTTTCACTGAACAATTTTCCCTGTTAATGGTTAAGGAAATTAACTATGATAGACAAGACAGTTTTCATTTTTCTTTTGACCCAATAGTTACAGAAAAAGCATGGCTACTTCTATTAAATAGATTGACCAAATCATCCAGTTATGATAGCTTTAAATACCTAAAAGAATCAGTAAATTACCTATTAGGAACATCACCCAATTATAAAATTGTTGAAATCTTTAATAAAAACCTATTAAAACATATCAAAAAACAGGGTACTTCTGATATAAAATCTTCTGAAAGAGAAACTAATCATCAACGAAAACAAAGTATTTCTCTCAAGAAAACTCCTATTCCTCCTTACCCAGAATTAGAATTATTACAAGCGTTAACTCATGAAATAAGAACACCTCTTACCACCATTAAAACCATCACAAAATTGTTACAAAAAAAAGCTAAATTAAATCCTGATTTAGGTAAATATTTAGAAACCATTGAACAAGAATGCACAGAGCAAATTAATCGTATGGAGCTAATTTTTAAGGCGGTAGAATTAGAATCAAAATCTTCTGCTCTTAATGACTCCATTCACCTAGTGCCAACCTCATTAGAAAACATTTTAAATCAAACCATTCCCACTTGGCAGAAACAAGCCCAACGGAGAAATATAATTCTCGATGTGATTATACCAAAAAAACTACCTCAAATTATTAGTGATCCAGCAATTTTAAGCCAAATTTTGAGTGGATTAATGGAAAAATTTACCCGCAGTTTGCCTAGTGGTTGCCACTTTCAATTAGTTATTTTACCTGTAGGGAATCAGTTGAAACTACAATTCTTATCTGAATCCAGCTTTAATTATAGCCATAGTAAATGTTTGGGCAAACTCTTACTTTTCCAACCAGAAACTGGTAGCTTATCCCTTAGCAATGACGTAACCAGAAATATTTTTCATGCCCTAGGAGGAAAATTTACCATCAAACAAAAACCAAATAAAGGGGAAATATTGACCATATTTTTACCCCTTGGAAATTCAAAATCTTACGCTTACAAAGTTTCTACAACTCATCTGGAATAA
- a CDS encoding 4a-hydroxytetrahydrobiopterin dehydratase, producing MVLNETEVRQKLANYPNWVTSGQSINTTYKFKDFIQAVEFVNRLVEPAERAGHHPDIEISYNKVTIHLTTHDAGGITQKDFDLAEEIQRIIKGF from the coding sequence ATGGTTTTAAACGAAACAGAAGTCAGACAAAAACTAGCAAATTATCCTAATTGGGTTACTAGCGGACAGTCTATTAATACTACCTACAAGTTTAAAGACTTTATTCAAGCCGTTGAATTTGTCAATCGTCTGGTTGAACCAGCAGAAAGAGCAGGACATCATCCTGACATCGAAATATCTTATAATAAGGTAACAATCCATTTAACGACTCATGATGCTGGGGGAATTACTCAAAAGGATTTTGATCTAGCTGAGGAAATTCAAAGAATCATTAAGGGTTTTTAA
- a CDS encoding ATP-binding protein yields the protein MISISLPVKFGNWKTVSFASTLYLSPILDLLLCKVPKRLHPEIRLGLQEALVNAAKHGNKLDPSKRVVVKFCCRRGKYFWVVCDQGQGFIQECSCPLDEHSLPPEEAENGRGLCILHQIFDQVLWDSQGTQVTLSKQVPQYSKVSLLMFL from the coding sequence GTGATTTCGATTTCCCTACCTGTGAAATTTGGTAACTGGAAAACAGTCAGTTTTGCCTCTACATTATACCTTTCTCCCATCCTTGATTTACTGTTATGTAAAGTGCCTAAAAGGCTTCACCCCGAAATTCGGTTAGGACTACAAGAAGCCCTTGTAAATGCCGCTAAACATGGAAATAAACTCGATCCTAGTAAAAGAGTTGTAGTAAAATTTTGTTGTCGTCGAGGGAAATACTTTTGGGTTGTATGTGATCAAGGACAAGGTTTTATTCAAGAATGCAGTTGCCCTTTAGATGAACACAGTTTGCCCCCAGAGGAGGCAGAAAACGGTAGAGGCTTATGTATCTTACATCAAATTTTTGATCAAGTTCTCTGGGATAGTCAAGGCACTCAAGTAACCCTTTCTAAACAAGTCCCTCAATATTCTAAGGTTTCTTTACTCATGTTTCTATGA
- the tgt gene encoding tRNA guanosine(34) transglycosylase Tgt encodes MVFQYSLIASCTKTRARAGVFSTPHGEVETPRFMPVGTVGTVKGITPAQLQSAHAQMILGNTYHLHIQPGEEIIEKAGGLHNFMGWQQPILTDSGGFQVFSLADLRQITDDGVKFRSPKDGRIINMTPENSIRIQNSLGADVIMAFDECPPATATKEEVVKAVKRTTAWLERCISAHKKPEQQALFGIVQGGIYPELRTQSAKELIEFNLPGYAIGGVSVGEKPELIHQIVQWTTPLLPSNKPRYLMGVGSYKEMVVAIASGIDLFDCVIPTRLGRHGAALVQGERINLKNAQYKEDFTPLDPECDCYTCKNFTRAYLNHLIRAKEMLGYILLSLHNIYELINFTRKIRQAIINDSFVEEFGHYLN; translated from the coding sequence GTGGTTTTTCAATATTCATTAATCGCATCTTGCACAAAAACTAGAGCGAGGGCGGGGGTTTTTTCTACTCCTCATGGGGAAGTTGAAACCCCCAGATTTATGCCCGTTGGTACTGTTGGTACGGTAAAAGGTATTACACCAGCTCAACTCCAGTCTGCCCATGCCCAAATGATTTTGGGTAATACTTATCATCTACACATTCAACCCGGAGAAGAAATCATCGAGAAAGCCGGGGGATTACATAACTTCATGGGATGGCAGCAACCTATTTTGACTGATTCTGGTGGATTTCAAGTTTTTAGCCTTGCCGATTTACGACAAATTACAGATGACGGAGTTAAGTTTCGTTCTCCTAAAGATGGTCGAATTATTAATATGACTCCAGAAAATTCTATCCGTATTCAAAATTCTTTAGGGGCAGATGTAATTATGGCATTTGATGAATGCCCCCCCGCTACAGCGACAAAAGAGGAGGTTGTTAAAGCGGTTAAACGCACAACGGCATGGTTAGAAAGATGTATTTCAGCCCATAAAAAACCAGAGCAACAGGCTTTATTTGGGATTGTGCAGGGAGGAATTTATCCTGAGTTGCGCACTCAATCGGCAAAAGAATTAATTGAGTTTAATTTGCCCGGTTATGCCATTGGAGGAGTAAGTGTGGGGGAAAAGCCTGAATTAATCCATCAAATAGTACAGTGGACTACTCCTTTACTTCCTAGTAACAAACCTCGTTATTTAATGGGGGTTGGTAGTTACAAGGAAATGGTAGTTGCGATCGCATCTGGAATAGATTTGTTTGATTGTGTGATACCAACGCGCTTAGGCAGACATGGGGCGGCTTTAGTTCAAGGAGAAAGGATAAATCTTAAAAATGCTCAATATAAAGAAGATTTTACCCCTCTTGATCCTGAGTGTGACTGCTATACTTGCAAAAACTTTACCCGTGCCTATCTCAATCATTTAATTAGAGCCAAAGAAATGCTGGGTTATATTTTATTATCTTTACATAACATTTATGAGTTAATTAACTTTACTCGTAAAATTCGACAAGCAATTATCAATGATTCCTTTGTTGAGGAGTTTGGTCACTATCTCAATTAA
- a CDS encoding DUF6439 family protein, whose protein sequence is MNSSLEIKSNIEDMSNLEIAQVLAQRMMISSYDWHKLKNNRKAQAAQQLTASLVYLLNDETEEALARINQAQGWLNHTVNPLPCPTHGHKKNS, encoded by the coding sequence ATGAATTCGTCTCTAGAAATCAAATCAAACATTGAGGATATGAGTAATTTGGAAATTGCTCAAGTTTTAGCACAAAGAATGATGATAAGTTCCTATGATTGGCACAAATTAAAAAATAATCGCAAAGCACAAGCCGCCCAACAGTTAACAGCAAGTCTTGTCTATTTACTTAATGATGAAACAGAAGAAGCCTTAGCCAGAATCAATCAAGCCCAAGGATGGTTGAATCACACGGTAAATCCTTTACCTTGCCCCACTCATGGACATAAAAAAAACTCATAG